A genomic stretch from Pontibacter liquoris includes:
- a CDS encoding GNAT family N-acetyltransferase, with amino-acid sequence MFLSSQKTYLRALEPDDLDFLYALENDTAVWHIGNTVAPYAKYVLAQYLQNAGQDIYTARQLRFVICSKSHQAVGAIDIFDFEPLHQRAGIGIVIDGPHRGNGHAAEALDLLLHYCRHTLQLHQVYCTVTAGNTASIKLFQKCGFAEVGVRRDWLKTPEGWEDAHEFQRLL; translated from the coding sequence GTGTTTCTCAGCTCCCAAAAAACATACCTGCGCGCCCTGGAGCCCGATGACCTGGATTTCCTGTATGCCCTGGAAAATGATACGGCTGTCTGGCACATTGGCAATACGGTGGCGCCCTACGCCAAGTATGTACTGGCGCAATACCTTCAGAACGCAGGCCAGGATATTTATACGGCCCGGCAGCTGCGCTTCGTTATCTGCAGCAAAAGCCACCAGGCCGTCGGCGCTATCGATATTTTTGATTTTGAGCCGTTGCATCAACGGGCGGGCATCGGCATTGTGATAGACGGCCCGCATCGGGGCAACGGGCATGCCGCTGAAGCCCTGGACCTGCTGCTGCACTACTGCCGCCATACCTTGCAACTGCACCAGGTATACTGCACCGTTACGGCCGGCAACACGGCAAGTATAAAGCTCTTTCAAAAGTGCGGCTTTGCCGAGGTGGGTGTGCGCCGCGACTGGCTCAAAACACCCGAGGGCTGGGAAGATGCCCATGAGTTCCAGCGCTTGTTATAG
- a CDS encoding class I SAM-dependent methyltransferase encodes MYSFLTTENWADYELVDSGNFEKLERFGPHYIARPEPQAIWDKHLPEQEWQRLANATFTRDKGSQEKGQWNLKKGMPEQWYIDYKYNDLKLRFRLGLSSFKHVGLFPEQDSNWKFIYDTTRQLKTPQPKVLNMFAYTGAATLAAKAAGADVTHLDSIKQVNFWARDNMEASNLDNVRWIVEDAMKYARREVKRGNTYNGIILDPPSYGRGPNGEKWQLEDELNEMIKLCREMLDGTDYFLLINLYSMGFSAMVLDNLLRGTFGDMVQNEELGELYLHDRGERKLPLGTFFRFTSVGK; translated from the coding sequence ATGTATTCCTTTCTTACAACAGAAAACTGGGCAGACTATGAATTGGTGGATTCTGGAAACTTTGAGAAGCTGGAACGCTTTGGCCCTCATTACATAGCGCGCCCGGAGCCGCAGGCCATTTGGGACAAGCACCTGCCCGAGCAGGAGTGGCAGCGCCTGGCCAATGCTACGTTTACCCGCGACAAAGGCAGCCAGGAAAAAGGCCAGTGGAACCTGAAGAAAGGAATGCCCGAGCAATGGTACATCGATTACAAGTATAACGACCTGAAACTGCGCTTCCGGCTGGGCCTTTCCTCGTTTAAGCATGTGGGCCTGTTTCCGGAGCAGGACAGCAACTGGAAATTTATTTACGATACCACCCGCCAGCTGAAAACGCCGCAGCCCAAAGTGCTGAACATGTTTGCCTACACCGGTGCTGCCACGCTGGCCGCCAAAGCTGCAGGCGCCGACGTAACCCACCTCGACTCGATAAAGCAGGTGAACTTCTGGGCCCGCGACAACATGGAAGCCAGTAACCTGGACAATGTGCGCTGGATTGTGGAAGATGCTATGAAGTATGCGCGCCGCGAAGTGAAACGGGGCAACACCTATAATGGCATCATCCTGGACCCGCCCAGCTACGGCCGCGGCCCGAACGGTGAGAAATGGCAACTGGAAGACGAACTGAACGAGATGATCAAGCTGTGTCGCGAGATGCTGGACGGCACCGATTATTTCCTTTTGATCAACCTTTATTCGATGGGCTTCTCGGCCATGGTGCTCGACAACCTGCTGCGCGGCACATTTGGCGACATGGTGCAGAACGAAGAACTGGGTGAGCTATACCTGCACGATCGCGGTGAGCGGAAATTACCGCTAGGGACTTTTTTCCGGTTTACTTCGGTGGGAAAATAG
- the dapF gene encoding diaminopimelate epimerase, with protein sequence MAITFYKYQGTGNDFVMVDNRKGQFPADDEQFVKYLCDRRTGIGADGLILLQDHPDYDFEMVYYNADGRVGSMCGNGARCAVRFARHVGVIEDVACFLAADGEHQASVERDLIQLKMNDVQQVERIGEDYYLNTGSPHYVRFVDDVQALDVYKEGRAIRYNDRFAAVGTNVNFVQQIGENEIFVRTYERGVEDETLSCGTGVTAAALVASLRGMQSPVKVQVLGGELQVAFEQAANGSFKYIYLNGPAKQVFTGVVPLEVKVV encoded by the coding sequence ATGGCCATAACCTTTTATAAATACCAGGGCACCGGCAACGACTTTGTGATGGTGGATAACCGCAAAGGCCAGTTTCCGGCTGATGACGAACAATTTGTAAAGTACCTCTGCGATCGCCGCACTGGCATTGGTGCCGACGGGCTTATACTTCTGCAGGACCACCCCGACTACGATTTTGAGATGGTCTACTATAATGCCGACGGGCGGGTGGGCTCTATGTGCGGCAACGGCGCGCGCTGTGCTGTCCGGTTCGCCCGGCATGTAGGAGTGATCGAGGATGTGGCCTGCTTTCTGGCGGCCGACGGCGAGCACCAGGCCAGCGTAGAGCGGGACCTGATCCAGCTGAAGATGAACGATGTGCAGCAGGTGGAGCGCATCGGCGAGGATTATTACCTGAATACCGGCTCCCCGCACTACGTGCGCTTTGTAGACGATGTGCAGGCACTGGATGTGTACAAAGAAGGACGCGCCATCCGCTACAACGACCGGTTTGCTGCAGTAGGCACCAACGTAAACTTTGTGCAGCAGATAGGCGAGAACGAGATATTTGTGCGCACCTATGAACGCGGCGTAGAAGATGAAACGCTTTCCTGCGGAACCGGCGTAACCGCTGCGGCGCTTGTGGCCAGCCTCAGGGGCATGCAGAGCCCGGTAAAGGTACAGGTGCTGGGCGGCGAGCTGCAAGTAGCCTTTGAGCAGGCGGCTAACGGCAGTTTTAAGTATATATACCTTAACGGTCCGGCCAAGCAGGTGTTTACCGGTGTGGTGCCCCTGGAGGTAAAAGTAGTATAA
- the deoC gene encoding deoxyribose-phosphate aldolase, with amino-acid sequence MSFLFLATMMAGDELALHIDHTLLRADATADQIAQLCDEARSYGFAAVCVPPCYVQLVKERLGPGTLVKIATVVGFPLGYQHAKVKLLEAHQAVADGATEVDVVMNIAAFKSGKYEEVRTELADLADFCHLQNAELKVIIETALLNQEEIVQACELCAAAGADYVKTSTGFASKGATVEDVKLMRRVLPAQVKIKAAGGIKTFAAAEALINAGADRIGCSASIQIVTHEQNS; translated from the coding sequence ATGTCCTTTCTCTTTTTAGCAACGATGATGGCCGGAGACGAACTTGCCCTGCACATAGATCATACCCTGTTACGGGCCGATGCGACAGCCGACCAGATTGCGCAGCTTTGCGACGAAGCCCGCAGCTATGGCTTTGCGGCCGTTTGCGTGCCGCCCTGCTACGTGCAGTTGGTCAAAGAGCGGCTGGGCCCGGGCACACTGGTGAAAATTGCCACCGTGGTAGGGTTTCCGCTGGGCTATCAGCATGCCAAGGTAAAGCTCCTGGAAGCACACCAGGCTGTGGCCGATGGCGCTACTGAAGTAGACGTGGTGATGAATATCGCAGCGTTTAAATCCGGCAAATACGAGGAGGTGAGAACCGAACTGGCGGATCTGGCAGATTTCTGCCATCTGCAGAACGCAGAGCTGAAAGTGATTATCGAAACAGCCCTGCTGAACCAGGAGGAGATCGTGCAGGCCTGCGAACTCTGTGCGGCAGCAGGCGCCGATTATGTAAAGACCTCTACAGGCTTTGCCTCGAAAGGAGCCACAGTAGAAGATGTGAAGCTGATGCGCCGCGTGTTGCCCGCTCAGGTTAAAATAAAGGCTGCCGGTGGCATCAAAACATTTGCTGCTGCCGAGGCGTTAATCAATGCTGGTGCCGACAGAATAGGATGTTCGGCCAGCATTCAGATCGTTACCCATGAACAGAATAGCTAG
- the secA gene encoding preprotein translocase subunit SecA: MFDFFGKTVAKIFGTKSDRDIKEVLPYVSKINEEYAKLSGLTDDQLRQKTQEIKQVIDERLKPIDDRIAGLHKRIAEETELNIVQKESLFSEIDELEKQRNKDLEGVLMEVLPVAFAIVKETARRWKENGQMVVTATELDRSFAAKKPNVQIDGDKAVWLNKWLAAGAEITWDMLHYDVQLIGGIVLHQGKIAEMATGEGKTLVATLPAFLNALAKRGVHVVTVNDYLAKRDSEWVGPLFEFHGLTIDCIDKHQPNSEARRNAYRADITYGTNNEFGFDYLRDNMSRDPQDLVQRKHHYAMVDEVDSVLIDDARTPLIISGPVPRGDEHEFYQLKPRISMLVDAQRKVVNNFLTEAKRLIKEGDTKEGGVSLFRAYRGLPKSKPLIKFLSEQGNRAILQKTENFYLQDNSRQMPEADEPLYFTIDEKHNQIELTEKGIDLITGQGEDPNFFIMPDIGTEIANIENNKTLSHEEQVHAKEQLISDFQEKSKRIHTINQLLKAYTLFEKDTEYIVTPDQKVKIVDEQTGRVMEGRRYSDGLHQAIEAKENVKVEDATQTYATVTLQNYFRMYHKLSGMTGTAETEAGEFWEIYKLDVVVIPTNRSIQRNDEHDKVFKTVREKYNAVVDEIVELTEKGRPVLVGTTSVEISELLSRMLKLRNIKHQVLNAKMHQKEAEIVAEAGKPSTVTIATNMAGRGTDIKLTPESKAAGGLAIVGTERHESRRVDRQLRGRAGRQGDPGSSQFFVSLEDNLMRLFGSDRIARLMDRMGLEEGEVIQHSMITNSIERAQKKVEENNFGQRKRLLEYDDVMNAQREVVYKRRRNALYGERLELDIWNMIYDISEDVVASYKNINDYENFQLHLIRVFGFEPTITDEEFRNGQANQLSERLYNEALNFYLNRNKQTAAQAYPIIADIHQNRGPMIENVAVPFTDGKRQLAAVANLTKAYETHGMELLRSMEKMITLGTIDQAWTDHLRQMDDLKQSVQNAVYEQKDPLLIYKFESFELFKRMIGKVNEETINFLFHAFIPIQAPEQVQVPRPQPAPKAPVLKEQKAAVHSSLEDESGHTSAPAAEPERILPAHSQKVAGRNDRVSVQYLDGRVVKDVKYKTVEEDLLHNRCVLIDEE, from the coding sequence ATGTTTGATTTTTTCGGTAAAACCGTTGCCAAAATATTCGGTACAAAATCCGACAGAGACATTAAGGAAGTATTGCCTTATGTTTCTAAAATAAACGAAGAATACGCCAAGCTCTCCGGCTTGACCGATGATCAGCTGCGCCAGAAAACGCAGGAGATCAAGCAGGTCATTGACGAGCGCTTAAAGCCGATCGACGACCGGATTGCCGGCCTGCACAAGCGTATTGCCGAGGAAACAGAGCTGAACATCGTGCAGAAGGAGAGCCTTTTTTCGGAAATTGATGAGCTGGAAAAGCAGCGCAACAAAGACCTGGAAGGCGTGCTGATGGAAGTGCTGCCCGTAGCGTTTGCCATTGTAAAAGAAACAGCCCGCCGCTGGAAAGAGAACGGTCAGATGGTGGTAACCGCCACGGAGCTGGACAGGTCTTTTGCAGCCAAAAAGCCTAACGTGCAGATTGACGGTGACAAGGCTGTCTGGCTGAACAAGTGGCTGGCTGCCGGTGCCGAGATTACCTGGGATATGTTGCACTACGATGTGCAGCTGATTGGCGGCATTGTGCTGCACCAGGGTAAAATTGCCGAGATGGCCACAGGTGAAGGTAAAACACTGGTTGCTACGCTCCCGGCTTTCCTTAATGCCCTGGCCAAGCGCGGCGTGCACGTGGTAACTGTGAACGATTACCTGGCCAAGCGTGACTCGGAGTGGGTAGGCCCGCTGTTCGAGTTCCATGGACTCACCATCGATTGTATCGACAAGCACCAGCCAAACTCCGAAGCCCGCCGCAATGCATACCGTGCCGATATCACCTACGGTACCAACAACGAGTTCGGCTTCGATTACCTGCGCGACAACATGAGCCGCGACCCGCAGGACCTCGTGCAGCGCAAGCACCACTATGCCATGGTCGATGAGGTGGACTCCGTTCTGATCGACGATGCCCGTACGCCGCTGATTATTTCAGGCCCAGTGCCGCGTGGCGATGAGCACGAGTTTTACCAGCTCAAGCCGCGAATTTCCATGCTGGTAGATGCCCAGCGCAAAGTAGTAAACAACTTTTTGACCGAGGCCAAGCGCCTGATCAAAGAAGGCGATACCAAAGAAGGGGGCGTGTCTTTGTTCCGGGCCTACCGTGGCCTGCCTAAGAGCAAGCCGCTGATCAAGTTCCTGAGCGAGCAGGGAAACCGTGCCATCCTGCAGAAAACAGAGAACTTTTACCTGCAGGACAACTCCCGCCAGATGCCGGAAGCCGATGAGCCGCTCTACTTCACCATCGACGAAAAGCACAACCAGATCGAGCTGACCGAAAAAGGCATTGACCTGATCACGGGTCAGGGCGAAGATCCGAACTTCTTCATCATGCCTGATATTGGCACCGAGATCGCCAATATTGAAAACAACAAGACGCTTTCGCACGAAGAGCAGGTGCACGCCAAAGAGCAGCTGATCTCTGATTTCCAGGAGAAGTCAAAGCGTATCCATACGATTAACCAGCTGCTGAAGGCGTATACGCTGTTCGAGAAGGACACCGAGTATATCGTAACGCCGGACCAGAAGGTAAAGATCGTGGACGAGCAGACGGGCCGCGTAATGGAAGGCCGCCGCTACTCCGACGGACTGCACCAGGCCATTGAGGCAAAAGAGAACGTGAAGGTAGAGGATGCTACGCAGACCTACGCCACCGTTACCCTGCAGAACTACTTCCGCATGTACCACAAGCTTTCGGGTATGACGGGTACGGCCGAAACAGAAGCCGGTGAGTTCTGGGAGATCTATAAACTGGACGTGGTGGTAATCCCGACCAACCGTTCTATCCAGCGAAACGACGAGCACGACAAGGTATTTAAAACCGTGCGCGAGAAGTATAACGCCGTAGTGGACGAGATTGTGGAGCTGACCGAGAAAGGCCGTCCGGTGCTGGTAGGTACCACGTCAGTAGAGATATCGGAACTGCTGAGCCGCATGCTTAAGCTGCGCAACATCAAGCACCAGGTCCTCAACGCCAAAATGCACCAGAAAGAGGCCGAGATCGTGGCCGAAGCCGGTAAGCCCAGCACCGTGACCATTGCCACCAACATGGCCGGCCGTGGTACCGATATCAAGCTGACGCCGGAATCCAAAGCGGCCGGTGGTCTGGCCATTGTGGGTACCGAGCGCCACGAATCCCGCCGCGTAGACCGCCAGCTGCGTGGCCGTGCCGGCCGCCAGGGCGACCCGGGCTCTTCGCAGTTCTTCGTATCCTTGGAAGATAACCTGATGCGCCTCTTCGGCTCTGACCGTATTGCCCGCCTCATGGACCGTATGGGCCTGGAGGAAGGCGAAGTGATCCAGCACTCGATGATCACCAACTCTATTGAGCGTGCGCAGAAGAAAGTGGAAGAAAACAACTTCGGGCAGCGCAAGCGCCTGCTGGAGTATGACGACGTGATGAACGCCCAGCGCGAGGTAGTATACAAGCGCCGCCGCAACGCCCTGTATGGCGAACGTCTGGAGCTTGATATCTGGAACATGATCTACGATATCAGCGAAGACGTGGTGGCCAGCTACAAGAACATCAACGATTACGAGAACTTCCAGCTGCACCTGATCCGCGTGTTCGGCTTTGAGCCAACCATTACTGACGAGGAGTTCCGCAATGGCCAGGCAAACCAGCTGTCCGAGCGCCTTTACAACGAGGCCCTGAATTTCTACCTGAACCGGAATAAGCAAACTGCTGCCCAGGCCTATCCGATTATTGCCGACATTCACCAGAACCGTGGGCCGATGATCGAGAACGTGGCCGTGCCGTTTACCGATGGCAAGCGCCAGCTGGCGGCTGTCGCCAACCTGACCAAAGCCTACGAAACGCATGGCATGGAGCTGCTCCGTTCAATGGAGAAGATGATCACGCTGGGCACCATCGACCAGGCCTGGACAGACCACCTGCGCCAGATGGACGACCTGAAGCAAAGTGTGCAGAACGCGGTATACGAGCAGAAAGACCCGCTGTTGATCTATAAGTTCGAATCGTTTGAGCTGTTTAAGCGCATGATCGGCAAAGTGAACGAAGAGACCATCAACTTCCTGTTCCATGCTTTTATTCCGATCCAGGCACCCGAGCAGGTACAGGTACCGCGTCCGCAGCCTGCGCCAAAAGCACCCGTGCTGAAAGAGCAGAAAGCCGCCGTGCATTCGTCGCTCGAAGACGAAAGCGGCCATACTTCAGCGCCTGCCGCCGAACCGGAGCGCATCCTGCCGGCACATTCGCAGAAAGTAGCCGGCCGCAACGACCGCGTGAGCGTACAGTACCTGGACGGCCGCGTAGTGAAGGACGTGAAGTATAAAACAGTGGAAGAGGACCTGCTCCACAACCGCTGCGTATTAATAGACGAGGAATAA
- the bla gene encoding class A beta-lactamase, subclass A2, with product MLRVFALATALLVFLVSQTSAQTSDSLREKIHQIISKKDATVGVSIIGSNGKDTLSINGERHFPMQSVFKFHIALAVLSQVDKGRLSLDQKIKIEKKDLLPGLHSPLREKYPNGATLPLAEIISYTVSNSDNVGCDALLRLLGGPQAVEKYFARNNFKDISIKINEEVMQNNWDLQFQNWTTPKAANNVLEAFYFNKKKLLSSKSYDFVWKEMRENETGKNRLKGRLPEGTVVAHKTGSSGKNKTTGITAAVNDIGIVFLPNGEHFFISVFVSNSKEDSDTNERIIADISKAAWDYFNLQRN from the coding sequence ATGCTTCGAGTATTTGCCTTAGCAACTGCGCTACTAGTATTTCTCGTGTCTCAGACATCGGCCCAAACGTCAGATTCTTTGCGAGAGAAAATTCACCAAATCATTTCGAAAAAGGATGCAACTGTTGGTGTTTCAATTATTGGCAGTAATGGTAAAGACACTTTATCAATAAATGGCGAAAGGCACTTTCCCATGCAAAGTGTGTTCAAATTTCATATCGCCTTAGCCGTCTTATCCCAAGTCGATAAAGGAAGGTTGTCGCTTGACCAAAAAATCAAAATTGAGAAGAAAGACTTGTTGCCTGGCCTTCATAGCCCCCTCCGAGAAAAGTACCCGAATGGAGCCACGCTGCCACTCGCTGAAATTATAAGCTATACTGTTTCCAACAGCGATAATGTGGGGTGTGATGCGCTGTTAAGGCTTCTTGGCGGACCTCAGGCAGTTGAAAAGTACTTTGCAAGAAACAACTTCAAAGATATTTCAATAAAAATAAATGAAGAAGTGATGCAGAATAACTGGGACCTGCAATTCCAAAACTGGACAACCCCAAAAGCTGCCAATAACGTTTTAGAAGCCTTTTATTTCAATAAGAAAAAACTACTTTCCTCCAAAAGCTATGACTTTGTTTGGAAAGAGATGAGAGAAAACGAAACAGGTAAAAATAGATTAAAAGGGCGTTTGCCAGAGGGCACTGTTGTGGCTCATAAGACCGGTTCGTCCGGAAAAAATAAAACAACCGGGATAACAGCTGCCGTCAATGATATTGGCATTGTCTTTTTACCCAATGGAGAACACTTCTTTATCAGCGTTTTTGTATCCAACTCGAAGGAAGATTCAGACACGAACGAAAGAATCATTGCTGATATTTCTAAAGCAGCCTGGGACTATTTTAATTTACAGCGTAATTAA
- a CDS encoding CatB-related O-acetyltransferase, with product MPGPDKDTRFPLEHYNRLCFLKNIITRPNIIVGDYTYYDDFEDVYNFEKNVKYHFDFIGDKLVIGKFCMIASGVTFIMNGANHLTGAISSYPFAIFGNDWRDAMQGKSYPSKGDTEVGNDVWIGHKATIMAGVKIGDGAIIAAHSIVTKDVEPYTIVGGNPAKEIRKRFTDEQVQKLLELQWWNWDIEKITANVHNLTGDNLALLTY from the coding sequence ATGCCAGGCCCGGATAAGGATACTCGTTTTCCATTGGAGCATTATAACAGGCTTTGTTTTTTGAAGAATATCATAACTAGGCCAAACATAATTGTCGGCGATTATACCTATTATGATGATTTTGAAGACGTCTACAACTTTGAGAAAAACGTCAAGTATCATTTTGATTTCATTGGTGATAAGCTTGTAATTGGCAAGTTTTGCATGATTGCTTCAGGTGTTACATTCATCATGAATGGGGCAAACCATTTAACCGGGGCTATCTCTTCTTATCCTTTTGCCATCTTTGGCAATGACTGGAGAGATGCAATGCAAGGGAAGTCTTACCCAAGCAAGGGAGACACAGAAGTTGGTAACGATGTCTGGATTGGACATAAGGCAACTATCATGGCAGGAGTGAAAATAGGTGATGGGGCAATAATAGCGGCCCATTCGATTGTCACAAAAGACGTGGAGCCTTATACTATTGTAGGTGGGAATCCGGCAAAAGAAATACGAAAACGCTTTACCGATGAACAGGTTCAGAAGCTTTTGGAGCTACAATGGTGGAATTGGGACATCGAGAAAATAACAGCGAATGTACATAACCTCACAGGTGATAACTTAGCGTTACTCACCTATTAG
- a CDS encoding VOC family protein: MTYNNLKRMDNVGIVVESLDNAITFFTEIGLKLEGRGTVEGEWAGRVTGLGSQCVEIAMMVTPDGHSRLELSQFLTPPAISDHRSAPVNSLGYLRVMFTVEDIDEMVTRLSKHGAQLVGEVVQYKDAYRLCYIRGTEGLLIGLAEELNKNE; the protein is encoded by the coding sequence ATGACATATAACAACTTAAAAAGAATGGACAATGTCGGCATTGTGGTAGAATCCCTTGATAATGCCATCACCTTTTTCACCGAGATAGGTTTGAAGCTTGAGGGGAGAGGCACAGTCGAAGGAGAATGGGCCGGTCGTGTTACCGGGCTGGGATCTCAATGCGTAGAGATTGCGATGATGGTTACGCCTGATGGTCATAGCCGTCTTGAGCTTTCACAATTTCTCACTCCTCCTGCTATCTCAGATCACCGCAGCGCCCCTGTAAACTCTCTTGGCTACCTGCGTGTCATGTTCACTGTTGAAGATATTGATGAAATGGTAACCAGGCTAAGCAAGCACGGTGCCCAGCTGGTCGGTGAAGTGGTGCAGTATAAGGATGCTTATCGGCTATGTTACATTCGCGGAACCGAAGGGCTTCTTATCGGGCTTGCAGAAGAACTCAATAAAAATGAATAA
- a CDS encoding sensor histidine kinase — MIDSQDELFNDLKAVRQIPIVPTMLEVICQTTGMGFAAVARVTQDRWLACRVRDEVQFGLAEGEELKVETTLCNEIRDHRQPIVIDHVANDPAYKNHHTPQIYGLQSYISVPIILKDGTFFGTLCAIDANPAKVKNPKVIGTLTMFADLLSFHLQSLDLLDRSYEANIALHHENQKLANVNFDLDSFVYTASHDLKSPIANIEALLGILSDAVAREALDKDEIRQIIKLMSASLKRFAVTIKDLTAIVAVDKNSHDEIVEKINVFEIVEQVKQDLQSQITASDATIEVICADEPVLAFSRKNFKSIIYNLLSNALKYRSPDRVPAVVIKLEKVGGETRLSVSDNGLGITAGKEEKVFTMFKRFHDHIEGSGLGLYIVKRMIDNVKGRIEVNSTVNQGTTFTMIFADAGQTVSERG, encoded by the coding sequence ATGATAGATAGTCAGGACGAGTTATTTAATGATTTAAAAGCGGTAAGGCAAATTCCGATTGTGCCTACCATGCTGGAGGTTATCTGCCAAACAACCGGAATGGGGTTTGCAGCTGTTGCCCGGGTAACACAAGACAGGTGGCTGGCCTGCAGAGTGCGCGATGAAGTGCAGTTTGGCCTGGCAGAAGGAGAGGAGCTGAAAGTTGAAACTACGCTTTGCAATGAGATAAGAGACCACCGCCAGCCTATCGTTATTGATCATGTAGCCAACGACCCCGCCTACAAGAATCATCACACGCCCCAGATCTATGGGCTTCAAAGCTATATTTCTGTGCCCATTATCCTCAAAGATGGCACCTTTTTCGGAACCCTTTGCGCCATCGATGCCAACCCTGCAAAAGTAAAGAATCCTAAAGTGATCGGCACCTTAACCATGTTTGCCGACCTGTTATCGTTTCATTTACAAAGCCTGGACTTACTGGATCGCAGCTACGAGGCTAACATTGCGTTGCACCATGAAAACCAGAAGCTGGCCAATGTTAACTTCGACCTCGATAGCTTTGTTTACACTGCTTCTCACGACCTGAAGTCGCCCATCGCGAATATCGAAGCGTTACTGGGGATTTTGTCGGATGCTGTTGCCAGAGAAGCGTTGGATAAAGACGAGATCAGACAGATCATAAAGCTGATGTCGGCTTCGCTCAAGCGCTTTGCAGTAACCATCAAAGACCTTACTGCAATTGTAGCGGTGGATAAGAACAGCCACGATGAAATAGTGGAAAAGATAAATGTCTTTGAGATAGTAGAACAGGTAAAGCAAGACCTGCAGAGCCAGATAACAGCGTCTGATGCCACCATTGAGGTGATTTGTGCAGATGAGCCGGTACTTGCGTTTTCAAGAAAGAATTTCAAAAGCATCATCTATAATCTGCTGAGTAACGCGCTCAAGTACCGTTCTCCGGACAGGGTGCCGGCTGTAGTTATAAAGCTGGAGAAGGTTGGCGGGGAAACACGTCTTTCCGTTTCAGATAACGGCCTGGGAATTACGGCAGGAAAAGAAGAGAAGGTTTTCACCATGTTCAAACGCTTTCACGACCATATCGAAGGAAGTGGCCTTGGCTTATACATCGTGAAAAGAATGATAGACAATGTGAAAGGCCGCATTGAAGTGAACAGTACCGTTAACCAAGGCACTACGTTTACCATGATCTTTGCCGATGCCGGGCAAACAGTTTCGGAGAGGGGCTAA